A portion of the Candidatus Rokuibacteriota bacterium genome contains these proteins:
- a CDS encoding SHOCT domain-containing protein: protein MRRVGLIRMLMAVVALTMLVPHPGWAQERVYEWGWGMHPMSGLWGIWGMVMMLMMLVFWGVVIAGIVLSIRWLARQGRESKSDPALEILRQRYARGEINKEEFEARKRDLS, encoded by the coding sequence ATGAGGAGAGTCGGGCTCATTCGCATGCTGATGGCGGTCGTGGCGCTCACGATGCTCGTCCCGCATCCCGGATGGGCGCAGGAGCGGGTGTACGAGTGGGGGTGGGGAATGCATCCGATGTCGGGCCTCTGGGGCATCTGGGGGATGGTCATGATGCTCATGATGCTCGTGTTCTGGGGCGTGGTGATCGCCGGCATCGTGCTTAGCATCCGGTGGCTGGCTCGCCAGGGCCGGGAGTCGAAGTCGGACCCGGCGCTCGAGATCCTCCGCCAGCGCTACGCGCGCGGTGAAATCAACAAGGAAGAGTTCGAGGCGAGGAAGCGAGATCTGAGCTGA
- a CDS encoding isoprenylcysteine carboxylmethyltransferase family protein: MSAQIPAYGLWGLAVVNAAVFIIFAFSFAKPQSSRDWRSFGAFSGFIVALFAEMYGFPLTIFFLSGWLQRRYPGLDILSHDAGHLWPTVLGFRGNPHFGVLHIVSNLLVVAGFVLLSAAWQVLYDAQRRHGLATTGPYSYVRHPQYLGFIAVMVGFLVQWPTILTLAMFPFLVLMYVRLARAEERDAAETFGDLYRQYAAVIPAWIPKLGSRQVGSPSKRAQR; the protein is encoded by the coding sequence ATGAGCGCGCAGATCCCAGCGTACGGCCTGTGGGGGTTGGCTGTCGTGAACGCCGCGGTGTTCATCATCTTCGCGTTCAGCTTCGCCAAGCCGCAATCCTCGAGAGACTGGCGGTCCTTTGGGGCGTTCAGCGGCTTCATCGTGGCGCTGTTCGCGGAGATGTACGGGTTTCCCCTGACGATCTTCTTTCTGTCGGGCTGGCTGCAGAGACGGTACCCTGGCCTCGACATCCTGTCGCACGACGCGGGGCATCTGTGGCCCACCGTGCTGGGTTTTCGCGGCAACCCTCACTTCGGCGTCCTACATATCGTAAGCAACCTACTAGTTGTCGCGGGCTTCGTTCTTCTCTCGGCGGCTTGGCAGGTCCTGTACGACGCACAGCGACGACACGGCCTCGCGACCACTGGACCGTACTCCTACGTGCGCCACCCGCAGTATCTGGGGTTCATCGCCGTCATGGTGGGATTTCTCGTCCAATGGCCGACCATCCTGACCCTGGCTATGTTCCCGTTTCTGGTGCTGATGTACGTGAGGCTTGCGCGGGCGGAGGAGCGCGATGCGGCCGAGACCTTTGGCGATCTTTACAGACAGTACGCGGCGGTCATCCCTGCCTGGATCCCGAAACTGGGCTCACGGCAGGTGGGATCACCAAGCAAGAGGGCGCAACGATGA
- a CDS encoding DUF5676 family membrane protein, protein MHPLHLKVMTWSLVLFGVVTYVLCVLYGLIAPKALHATQLLEWMLPGFKWLTLGSFFLGLVEAFLYGAYVGLVFTPIYNTVQRRFG, encoded by the coding sequence ATGCACCCGCTCCACCTGAAGGTCATGACATGGTCATTGGTGCTGTTCGGCGTGGTGACGTACGTTTTGTGTGTCTTGTACGGGTTGATCGCTCCGAAAGCGCTGCATGCGACACAGCTGCTCGAGTGGATGCTCCCTGGGTTCAAGTGGCTCACCCTTGGCAGCTTCTTCTTGGGCTTGGTCGAAGCTTTTCTCTACGGGGCCTACGTTGGGCTTGTGTTCACGCCCATTTACAACACCGTCCAGCGTCGGTTCGGGTGA
- a CDS encoding DUF2933 domain-containing protein has product MGTEPDRKPWWQTRGGVALVGFVAIAGFFLLTEHTAHVFGVLPYLLLLACPLLHFFMHPDHHKGDASAGADHHQHPDPKPDSTDRGEP; this is encoded by the coding sequence ATGGGGACGGAGCCAGATCGGAAGCCTTGGTGGCAGACACGCGGCGGTGTCGCGCTTGTTGGGTTTGTGGCGATTGCGGGCTTCTTCCTGCTGACGGAACACACCGCGCACGTCTTCGGTGTGCTGCCGTACTTGCTGCTCCTGGCGTGCCCGCTGCTTCACTTCTTCATGCATCCCGATCACCACAAAGGAGACGCGTCGGCGGGCGCGGATCACCACCAGCACCCGGATCCGAAGCCCGATTCCACGGATAGAGGCGAGCCATGA
- a CDS encoding TolC family protein, whose protein sequence is MPVTELRCVRQVTRFAAFASCLVLTCAASTGAQPLPRVEGPLTMEQAVELARGKSLRVKASDADSRTMDSMRREALAPFWPQASANGYFNNQRMAPNVYTSAGNTMARNYQVFNADQTRDGNMTLMYSVFSGGRDYYGYKAAAARADAARHMLKGTELDVAMQARLDYIAVLRESENERVTGELRRDVEERLRLGREMFEAGRTPRYYLLRDEAELANAVQMDATAHSRVEIALVALKTTMGVDLSSPITPADKLEFTPVALSIDEGIRQASDTHPDLKAAVKQREAGAAEVRAAYGNYFPQVSVGYMYDWAWMKNRSWESQAEGLRSTGNNSEGYSVGVVVTLPIFDGFARENALKTAKAKLDKAVQSEGLVRQQIAKEVNQAVLLLTAAEKSVEASRKGLEQSEEEFRIVKERFWAGRGIQLEILDAQVSLTRAGFNAVAALADYNSALAMWLKATGRVR, encoded by the coding sequence ATGCCGGTCACTGAGCTCCGCTGCGTCCGCCAAGTGACGCGCTTCGCGGCCTTCGCAAGCTGCCTCGTGCTGACCTGTGCGGCATCCACGGGAGCGCAGCCGCTCCCCCGGGTCGAAGGACCGCTCACCATGGAGCAAGCCGTCGAGCTGGCGCGGGGAAAGAGCCTCCGCGTCAAGGCCAGCGACGCCGATTCGCGCACCATGGACTCGATGCGGCGTGAGGCGCTGGCGCCCTTCTGGCCCCAGGCATCGGCCAACGGGTACTTCAACAACCAGCGGATGGCCCCGAACGTATACACCTCTGCAGGCAATACCATGGCTCGCAACTACCAGGTCTTCAACGCCGACCAGACCCGTGATGGGAACATGACGCTGATGTATTCGGTTTTCTCCGGCGGCCGTGACTACTACGGCTACAAGGCGGCGGCGGCGAGGGCTGATGCCGCGCGGCACATGCTGAAGGGCACCGAGCTGGACGTCGCCATGCAGGCGCGCCTGGACTACATCGCCGTGCTTCGCGAGAGCGAGAATGAGCGGGTGACGGGCGAGCTTCGGCGAGACGTGGAGGAGCGGCTCCGCCTGGGCCGGGAGATGTTCGAGGCCGGGCGCACGCCACGCTACTACCTGCTCCGGGACGAGGCGGAGCTCGCCAACGCGGTCCAGATGGATGCGACGGCCCACAGCCGGGTTGAGATAGCGCTGGTGGCGCTCAAGACCACCATGGGCGTTGATCTCTCATCCCCGATCACGCCGGCAGACAAGCTCGAGTTCACCCCCGTTGCGCTCTCGATCGACGAAGGCATCCGCCAGGCGAGCGACACGCACCCGGATCTCAAGGCGGCAGTCAAGCAGCGCGAAGCCGGCGCCGCCGAGGTGCGGGCCGCCTACGGCAACTATTTCCCGCAGGTATCCGTGGGCTATATGTACGACTGGGCCTGGATGAAGAACCGGTCCTGGGAGTCCCAGGCCGAGGGGCTCAGATCGACCGGCAACAACTCCGAGGGCTACTCGGTCGGCGTCGTCGTCACGCTGCCGATCTTCGACGGATTCGCCAGGGAGAACGCGCTCAAGACGGCCAAGGCCAAGCTCGACAAGGCCGTCCAGTCGGAGGGCCTCGTGCGCCAGCAGATTGCGAAGGAGGTCAACCAGGCTGTGCTCCTGCTCACCGCGGCCGAGAAGAGCGTCGAAGCGAGCCGCAAGGGCCTGGAGCAGTCGGAAGAGGAGTTCCGGATCGTCAAGGAGCGGTTCTGGGCCGGCCGGGGAATCCAGCTCGAGATCCTGGACGCACAGGTAAGCCTGACCCGGGCGGGTTTCAACGCGGTCGCCGCGCTCGCGGACTACAACAGCGCGCTGGCCATGTGGCTCAAGGCGACGGGACGGGTGCGGTGA
- a CDS encoding efflux RND transporter periplasmic adaptor subunit → MKLGRTEDGEELEVGPERAGGDGWRRRIATRDGGSRVLKLVMLLTLIAAGAWALYANLRPDRPAMDMNMRITSGATPFPVVIMPVERGPIAGTVVYTGSVAPFNEEDIYPRVTGRIVEMLVYPGDAVRPGQVLARLDSVELSSRVREAEAALAAARSTRVQMEKELAMTEAEAGYARGVAARTERLFNTGAVSKQEDESDRALAATAEAKLEAARAKLHAAEAMLAQGEAASRTATIVRNYSDIVSSTSGYVVKRLVAPGVLVQPGTVILKVAQIDKVRLQANVGEKDLGSIRVGSPVQVTTAAAGQPPLTATVTAVFPFVEQGPRTAVIEALVDNAGRRLLPGQYVTMQFATGQREQAFIVPASAIVRMGGKATLWVVKDGRAEPREVVTGLRNAERVEITEGLTGAERLVARGQDGLYAGAKVSEVPASAPPAVPTATPKQESPATPEMKDMPGMKGSTDAPTKPKEGTHAGH, encoded by the coding sequence ATGAAGCTCGGTAGAACCGAGGACGGCGAGGAGCTCGAAGTCGGCCCGGAGCGCGCCGGCGGGGACGGGTGGCGCCGCCGAATCGCCACCCGAGACGGCGGCTCGAGGGTCTTGAAGCTGGTCATGCTCCTGACCCTCATTGCCGCGGGCGCCTGGGCTTTGTACGCCAATCTCCGGCCGGATCGGCCCGCCATGGATATGAACATGCGCATCACATCCGGCGCCACGCCCTTCCCTGTCGTGATCATGCCGGTGGAGCGGGGGCCGATCGCTGGCACGGTGGTGTACACGGGCAGTGTGGCGCCCTTCAACGAGGAAGACATCTACCCCCGCGTCACCGGTCGGATCGTGGAGATGCTCGTGTACCCCGGCGATGCCGTACGGCCCGGCCAGGTGCTGGCCCGTCTCGACAGCGTCGAGCTTTCCTCGCGCGTCCGGGAAGCCGAGGCCGCCCTGGCTGCGGCCCGGTCGACCCGGGTCCAGATGGAGAAGGAGCTGGCAATGACCGAGGCCGAGGCCGGCTACGCGCGCGGGGTGGCCGCACGGACCGAGCGCCTCTTCAACACGGGGGCTGTGTCGAAGCAGGAGGATGAGAGCGATCGCGCCCTGGCCGCGACCGCCGAGGCGAAGCTGGAGGCCGCTCGCGCCAAGCTCCACGCCGCGGAGGCCATGCTGGCGCAGGGCGAGGCCGCGTCCCGCACCGCAACCATCGTCCGCAACTACTCTGACATCGTGTCCTCCACCTCGGGCTACGTGGTCAAGCGCCTCGTCGCGCCCGGCGTCCTCGTACAGCCGGGTACGGTCATCCTCAAGGTGGCGCAGATCGACAAGGTCCGCCTGCAGGCCAATGTTGGCGAGAAGGACCTCGGATCGATTCGGGTTGGCTCGCCGGTGCAGGTGACGACCGCGGCGGCCGGTCAGCCACCACTCACCGCGACCGTGACGGCCGTCTTCCCGTTCGTCGAGCAGGGCCCGCGGACTGCCGTCATCGAGGCTCTCGTGGACAACGCGGGGCGCCGGCTCCTCCCAGGGCAGTACGTCACGATGCAGTTCGCAACCGGTCAACGGGAACAGGCGTTCATCGTCCCGGCCTCAGCCATTGTCCGGATGGGTGGCAAGGCGACCCTCTGGGTCGTCAAGGATGGACGGGCGGAGCCTCGCGAGGTCGTGACCGGGCTTAGGAACGCCGAGCGCGTGGAGATCACTGAAGGCCTCACGGGGGCCGAGCGTCTCGTCGCTCGCGGCCAGGACGGTCTCTACGCGGGCGCGAAGGTCAGCGAAGTTCCGGCGTCGGCTCCGCCGGCCGTTCCGACGGCGACGCCGAAACAGGAAAGCCCCGCGACGCCCGAGATGAAGGACATGCCCGGAATGAAGGGGTCGACTGACGCACCTACCAAGCCCAAGGAGGGAACCCATGCCGGTCACTGA